One Aethina tumida isolate Nest 87 chromosome 5, icAetTumi1.1, whole genome shotgun sequence genomic window carries:
- the LOC126265595 gene encoding uncharacterized protein LOC126265595 yields the protein MAEDKVGVPHFDKLDGKNFTLWKLQMQTFLDVYGLRKIVNGTERRPDGTNESGDQNWIKKDAKAKLAILTAINVDQLDYVSACETAEDMWISLLSILTDLPDDYEVIVDTWDSVADNQKTVAALKMKLLQREVRIEAKANKEPLQALVVSKKSVGKEEKKIANGERQKRNVKCYKCQNFGHFALSTVQRRSTMIVILTLVE from the exons ATGGCGGAAGATAAGGTTGGGGTTCCCCATTTTGATAAGTTAGATGGTAAGAACTTTACATTGTGGAAACTTCAAATGCAAACTTTTCTCGATGTTTATGGTCTGCGAAAGATCGTCAATGGCACCGAGAGAAGGCCAGATGGGACCAACGAATCTGGTGATCAAAATTGGATTAAGAAAGATGCTAAAGCAAAACTGGCGATTTTAACGGCAATCAATGTTGATCAATTAGATTATGTGTCGGCCTGTGAGACTGCAGAGGACATGTGGATCAGTTTGTTGTCG ATTTTAACCGATCTTCCTGATGACTATGAAGTAATTGTCGATACCTGGGATAGCGTAGCTGACAATCAGAAGACCGTTGCAGCACTTAAAATGAAACTATTGCAGCGTGAAGTGCGAATTGAGGCTAAGGCGAATAAAGAACCTCTACAAGCTTTGGTTGTGAGTAAAAAGTCAGTTGGTAAAGAAGAAAAGAAGATTGCTAATGGTGAAAGACAGAAGAGAAATGTGAAGTGTtacaaatgtcaaaattttggaCACTTTGCTTTGAGTACCGTTCAAAGAAGAAGCACTATGATCGTCATTCTAACTCTGGTGGAGTAA